One Brassica napus cultivar Da-Ae chromosome A1, Da-Ae, whole genome shotgun sequence genomic region harbors:
- the LOC106376172 gene encoding CASP-like protein 2B1, producing MSFLGVGISPGNVAVYHGGKMKLIDRRLRLTELLLRCSVTALAFLGLILIVTDTQVKQIFTIEKRAKYTNMKSLVFLVLANGIAAVYSLLQSVRCVMGSMKGDVLLNKSLAWAIFSGDQAMAYMSVAAIAAASESGVIGIRGEEELQWMKVCNMFGKFCNRGAGGVASAMLASVAMVLVSCISAFSLFRLYGATTQRPPNLAVVK from the exons ATGAGTTTCTTGGGGGTTGGAATCAGTCCCGGAAACGTTGCCGTGTACCACGGTGGCAAGATGAAGCTGATAGATCGGAGACTGAGGCTAACGGAGCTGCTCTTACGCTGCTCTGTCACTGCTCTGGCATTCCTCGGGCTTATTCTGATTGTTACAGACACTCAGGTCAAGCAAATCTTCACTATCGAGAAGAGGGCCAAGTACACCAACATGAAGTCGCTTGT GTTCTTGGTGCTCGCCAATGGTATAGCCGCGGTGTATTCATTGTTGCAGTCAGTTCGTTGCGTGATGGGTTCGATGAAAGGAGACGTTTTGCTCAACAAGTCTCTAGCTTGGGCCATTTTCTCCGGCGATCAG GCGATGGCTTACATGAGTGTGGCGGCTATAGCAGCAGCATCAGAGTCTGGTGTGATTGGAATAAGAGGCGAAGAAGAGCTGCAATGGATGAAGGTGTGCAATATGTTTGGCAAGTTTTGTAACCGAGGAGCTGGAGGAGTAGCCAGCGCCATGCTTGCTTCAGTTGCAATGGTTTTGGTGTCTTGCATTTCCGCTTTTAGTCTCTTTCGCTTGTACGGTGCCACCACCCAAAGACCGCCAAACCTAGCCGTGGTGAAGTGA
- the LOC106446414 gene encoding transcription factor bHLH3, with translation MGQKFWDNQEDRAMVESTIGSEACDFFISSASSLTKLLPPPPTDPNLQQGLRHVVEGSDWDYAIFWLASNVNSSDGCVLIWGDGHCRVVKGNSGDEQDETKRRVLSKLHLSFVGSDLVKQGPLTDLDMFYLASLYFSFRCDSNKYGPAGTYVSGKPLWAADLPSCLSYYRVRSFLARSAGFKTVLSVPVNCGVVELGSLKLIPEDKSVVEMVKSVFGGSDFVKTKEAPKIFGRQLSLGGSKPRSMSINFSPKVEDDSGFSLEAYEVGGSNQVYGKDEAALYLTDEQRPRKRGRKPANGREEALNHVEAERQRREKLNQRFYALRAVVPNISKMDKASLLADAITYITDMQKKIRVYETEKQVMKRRESNQITPAEVDYQQRQDDAVVRVSCPLENHPVSKVIQVFKENEVTPHDANVAVTEEGVVHTFTLRPQGGCTAEQLKDKLLTSLAQ, from the coding sequence ATGGGTCAAAAGTTCTGGGACAATCAAGAAGATCGAGCCATGGTGGAATCCACCATAGGCTCCGAAGCTTGCGACTTTTTCATCTCATCCGCTTCTTCCCTCACCAAGCTACTCCCCCCTCCTCCAACTGATCCCAATCTCCAGCAAGGCCTCCGCCACGTCGTCGAAGGCTCTGACTGGGACTACGCCATCTTCTGGCTAGCTTCCAACGTCAACAGCTCCGACGGTTGCGTCTTGATCTGGGGAGACGGCCACTGCCGTGTCGTAAAGGGTAACTCGGGAGACGAGCAAGACGAGACCAAAAGGCGTGTGCTTAGCAAGCTCCACTTGTCCTTTGTCGGTTCGGATCTGGTGAAACAGGGTCCTCTCACTGATCTCGACATGTTTTATTTGGCGTCTCTCTACTTTTCGTTTAGGTGTGATTCGAATAAGTACGGTCCTGCTGGAACTTATGTCTCTGGGAAGCCGCTCTGGGCTGCAGATCTGCCTAGCTGCTTGAGTTATTACAGGGTTAGGTCCTTTTTGGCTAGATCTGCTGGTTTCAAGACTGTCTTGTCTGTACCAGTGAACTGTGGAGTTGTGGAGCTTGGCTCACTTAAACTGATCCCAGAGGATAAGAGTGTGGTTGAGATGGTTAAGTCTGTGTTTGGTGGATCCGACTTTGTAAAAACTAAAGAAGCTCCTAAGATCTTTGGTCGTCAGCTAAGCCTCGGCGGATCGAAACCGCGGTCCATGAGTATCAACTTCTCACCTAAGGTTGAGGATGACTCTGGCTTCTCCTTGGAGGCCTATGAGGTGGGAGGTTCGAATCAAGTGTACGGGAAAGACGAGGCGGCGTTGTATCTAACCGACGAGCAGAGGCCGAGGAAGAGAGGGAGGAAGCCGGCAAACGGAAGAGAAGAGGCCTTGAACCACGTGGAAGCTGAAAGGCAGAGGAGGGAGAAGCTGAACCAGAGATTCTACGCGTTGAGAGCTGTGGTGCCTAACATCTCCAAGATGGACAAGGCTTCGCTACTTGCGGATGCCATCACGTACATCACGGATATGCAGAAGAAGATAAGGGTGTACGAAACGGAGAAGCAGGTGATGAAGAGGAGGGAGAGTAATCAGATCACTCCGGCAGAGGTTGATTATCAACAGAGGCAGGATGATGCGGTGGTGAGAGTAAGCTGTCCGTTGGAGAATCATCCGGTTTCGAAGGTGATACAAGTGTTTAAGGAGAATGAAGTCACGCCTCATGATGCCAACGTGGCTGTAACAGAGGAGGGTGTGGTTCATACATTTACACTCCGGCCTCAAGGTGGCTGCACCGCTGAGCAGCTGAAGGACAAGCTCCTCACCTCTCTCGCACAGTAG
- the LOC106446407 gene encoding protein NAR1, whose product MSDKFSPTLRLGDLNDFIAPSQACVISLKGSKKPLDKKPDRPQVVLTPKQQLEPVKISLKDCLACSGCITSAETVMLEKQSLDEFLSALTKGKDVIVSLSPQSRASIAVHYDISPLQVFKKLTTFLKSLGVKAVFDTSCSRDLVLIEACNEFVNRFKQASSDDGENAQSPLPVLSSACPGWICYAEKTLGSFVLPYVSSVKSPQQAIGAAIKHHLCQALGLRLEEIYHVTVMPCYDKKLEAARDDFVFGDNLTEVDSVLTTGEILDLLKLKGVDFKDLEESPLDRLLTNVTEEGHLYGVAGSSGGYAETIFRHAAKALFGHTIEGPLEFKTLRNSDFRELTLELEGKTVLKFATCYGFQNLQNIVRKLKTRKCDYQYVEIMACPAGCLNGGGQIKPKTGETPKELINSLEATYMNDTALSTDPFQNPIAKRLSDEWLHEPGSHEAKKYLHTQYHAVVKSVTAQLNNW is encoded by the exons ATGTCGGACAAGTTCTCGCCGACCTTAAGACTCGGAGATCTCAACGATTTCATTGCTCCGTCTCAAGCCTGTGTCATCTCTCTCAAAGGCTCAAAAAAGCCCCTCGACAAGAAGCCTGATCGTCCCCAG GTTGTGCTTACTCCAAAACAGCAGCTCGAACCTGTCAAAATCTCTCTCAAGGATTGCTTGGCTTGCAG CGGATGCATCACATCGGCTGAGACAGTCATGCTTGAGAAGCAAAGCTTAGACGAGTTCCTCTCTGCTCTTACCAAAGGCAAAGACGTGATCGTCTCCCTTTCTCCGCAGTCCAGAGCCTCCATTGCTGTTCACTACGATATCTCTCCTCTTCAGGTCTTCAAGAAGCTAACTACGTTTCTAAAGTCTCTCGGAGTTAAAGCTGTCTTTGATACGAGCTGTAGCAGAGACTTGGTGCTTATCGAAGCTTGTAATGAGTTTGTGAACCGTTTCAAGCAAGCTAGTTCTGATGATGGTGAAAATGCTCAGTCCCCTCTCCCTGTACTTTCCTCCGCGTGTCCTG GTTGGATATGTTATGCTGAAAAGACGCTTGGCTCGTTTGTTCTGCCGTATGTCTCTTCTGTTAAGAGTCCTCAGCAAGCTATTGGAGCTGCCATCAAACACCATCTATGTCAAGCGTTGGGACTCAG GCTGGAGGAGATTTACCATGTGACTGTGATGCCTTGTTACGATAAGAAGCTAGAGGCAGCGAGAGACGACTTTGTCTTTGGCGATAACCTGACGGAAGTTGATTCCGTGCTAACAACCGGTGAAATTTTGGATTTATTAAAG TTGAAAGGAGTCGACTTTAAAGATCTGGAGGAATCTCCACTCGACAGATT GCTGACGAATGTTACTGAGGAAGGACATCTTTATGGTGTAGCTGGGAGTTCTGGTGGTTACGCAGAAACAATATTCAGACATGCGGCAAAAGCACTGTTCGGACACACTATTGAAGGTCCTCTTGAGTTCAAAACTCTCAGAAACTCTGATTTTCGTGAATTGACTCTTGAA TTGGAAGGTAAAACAGTGCTGAAATTCGCAACATGTTACGGTTTCCAGAACCTTCAGAACATTGTCCGGAAACTGAAAACACGGAAGTGCGATTATCAGTATGTAGAGATTATGGCGTGCCCTGCAG GTTGCTTGAACGGTGGTGGGCAGATTAAGCCAAAAACGGGAGAGACTCCGAAAGAACTGATCAACTCACTTGAAGCTACTTATATGAATGATACT GCTTTGAGTACAGATCCATTCCAGAATCCAATAGCCAAGAGACTTAGCGATGAGTGGCTTCACGAGCCTGGTTCCCACGAGGCAAAGAAGTACTTGCACACTCAGTACCATGCGGTCGTTAAAAGCGTTACAGCGCAGCTCAACAACTGGTAG
- the LOC106376163 gene encoding uncharacterized protein LOC106376163, whose translation MAPLQNFVLLVLLTITLGLVTEAAQKHQAIPSEEEKNELERQLKAINKPAIKSFKTEQGDIFDCIEIHKQLAFDHPLLKNHSMKPTTVPEWITSNNIPSKVDSLLLLPDGINCPDGTVIVKKTTMQDLLHAQRLKSMGFNGPRHFLTEKNNTDGTGQYYVATVNYGPKSFTGVKGHLNLWEPQVSQDQISLAFIAVAGGPKERFASIFVGWMVNPSLYHFSQDHVRLYTYWNIEGSNPGCYDITCPGFVQVSKNIPLGSFLQPLSVYNGSQYDIDLTLYQDRVKGDWWFAYNHENVGYWPASLFKAARFENRANYASWGGQVYSPLIEKTPEMGSGHWPSEGLGKAAYVNDIRIIDGMGNFLYPEPYSLKEHETSAKCYRAMYVHENRDPWVRALYYGGPAGCIG comes from the exons TTGCAGAACTTTGTGTTACTGGTTCTGTTAACAATCACTCTTGGGTTGGTCACCGAAGCAGCTCAGAAACACCAAGCAATACCAtctgaagaagagaagaatgaaCTGGAGAGGCAACTCAAAGCTATCAACAAACCTGCAATCAAGAGTTTCAAG ACAGAACAGGGTGACATATTTGACTGTATCGAGATTCACAAACAACTAGCCTTTGATCACCCTCTGCTCAAAAACCATTCT ATGAAGCCAACAACTGTACCTGAATGGATCACAAGCAACAACATTCCAAGTAAAGTcgattccttgttgcttctgccAGACGGCATAAACTGTCCAGATGGAACAgtaattgttaaaaaaactaCAATGCAAGATCTTCTGCATGCACAGCGTTTGAAATCAATGGGGTTCAATGGCCCAAGACATTTTCTTACAGAGAAAAATAACACTGATGGAACTGGACAATATTAC GTTGCAACGGTTAACTATGGACCTAAAAGTTTTACTGGAGTAAAAGGGCATCTTAACCTGTGGGAACCACAAGTCTCACAAGACCAAATCAGTCTTGCATTCATAGCAGTTGCTGGAGGGCCTAAAGAACGTTTCGCCAGCATTTTTGTTGGGTGGATG GTGAATCCATCCCTGTACCATTTCTCGCAAGATCATGTTCGCCTATACACCTACTGGAAT ATAGAAGGAAGCAATCCTGGCTGCTACGATATAACATGTCCTGGATTTGTGCAAGTCAGCAAGAACATACCACTTGGTTCCTTTCTTCAACCACTTTCTGTCTATAATGGTTCACAATATGACATAGACTTAACCTTGTATCAG GATCGTGTCAAGGGAGATTGGTGGTTTGCATATAATCATGAGAACGTTGGATACTGGCCAGCGTCATTGTTCAAGGCCGCGAGATTTGAGAACAGAGCAAATTATGCATCTTGGGGAGGTCAAGTGTACAGTCCATTGATAGAGAAAACTCCAGAAATGGGAAGTGGGCATTGGCCTAGCGAGGGATTAGGTAAAGCAGCCTATGTGAACGATATCAGAATCATCGATGGTATGGGGAATTTTTTGTATCCAGAACCCTACAGTCTCAAGGAACACGAGACCAGTGCAAAGTGTTATAGAGCAATGTATGTTCATGAGAATAGAGATCCTTGGGTAAGAGCTCTTTACTATGGAGGTCCTGCAGGATGCATAGGCTAA